GTGATTTCTAGATATTTAATTGGTAAGCATAAAATAGAATATGCTCCTCATGTCGACATTGGAGATTATGTTATTGTTTTAAATGCAAAAGAGGTATCTGTAAGTGGCCATAAACGTGATGATAAAATATATTATCATCATACTGGATATATTGGAGGTATTAAGCAATTAAATTTTAAAAGGATGATAAATAGATATCCTGAAAAGGTGATTGAAATTGCAGTAAAGGGTATGTTACCTAAAGGCCCCTTAGGGCGCATGATGTATTGTAGACTTAGAGTGTATTCAGGAAATGTACATGCGCATGCTGCTCAAGAACCTCAATTTATAGATATAGATTGTTAATGAATAAAAAGAGATGGAAAATAAAGTATGAATTTAAATCAATATTATGGTACTGGACGAAGAAAAACTGCTTCTGCTCGTGTGTTTATTAAGTCTGGGATAAGTAATGGAAGAGTTATTATAAATAAACGTACATTAGATCAATATTTTCCTAGAAACAATACACAGTCAATCATTATTAGGCCTTTGAAAATTACTAATTTATTAGATAAATTAGATATATATATTACTGTAAAAGGAGGAGGTATATCTGGTCAGGCTGGAGCGATATGTCATGGCATGACACGTGCATTATTGCAGTATGACGAGAAGTTACGGGGTGTATTGCGATCAGTTGGGTTAGTTACTAGGGACTCTAGAGAAGTAGAAAGAAAAAAGGTGGGTTTACGTAAAGCACGCAGGCGGCCTCAGTTTTCTAAGCGTTAATACTTTTATTGTAATATATGTATTAATTGGTATTATCTCAACAATTATATATAAAATTATTATCAAGAATAAAAAATTATAGTAAGTATTAGATGTAATTAATCGACAGGTGTGATTGATAATTAAATTGAATATATGCAATTTCAGCGTATTGGGCAAGTGTTGATTATAATTGGTAGATGTGTATTTCTTAGAGAAGATTAGAAATCTATTTTTATTTTTTATTTATTACTTTTAGGATTGTAGATCGCATTTAAAGATAGGCATAATATCCGAGATTTAACTAACTACTTTTATAATTAAACACGAAAAAATAAAAATCTCGTCCAAAAAAGTGGTTAGTTAAATCTCGGATATTATGCTTTTTGATGTTTATTTGAGAATAATTTTAAACGATTAGTAACAAGAGTATGTTTATCACAGGAGATAACCATCCTTTGTTATGATTATAATTGTTGTTTTATATATAATTTTTATTATTTGAGTATATTATATAATTTATAATGGTTTTCGTTTTAATAGTGGATGCATAGTAATCATGTGATTTTAATTGATACAACAAGTAACTATTGTTCTGTTCATACAGATGAAATTATTTTTGATATAACAGTATACGATGTTTTTTAGTGAAAATTAGAATTAGTTTAATTTAAATGTAAGGAGAAAACATATTCTTATCATAAAAGATGTGATTTACATAATTTATGGAGGAATCTCAATAATCTCGCTTATATTTATTTAATTGATGTATAGGGTGATGTTATTACCATTTTTAATGGTATTGTTAATTTTTGTTTAATTAATTAGATGAATTTTATTCATCTAATATGGGTTTATGTATTTGTTACCGTCGATTATATAGTAGCTGTATGTAAGTATTGTATTAATTGATATTTAGGCAGTGAGAGTTTATCCATAGTGCATTGTTTTAACTATTATTAGTTTAATAAATTTAATAAGTGTATCCTTATTCCATAAGGACATTATTTTTTTTGTAAATTAGATATTTTATTATATTTTTTAAAATGTATTCTTCTTAAGAATTGATTATGGGTGTAAATGAAAGCACAATATAAAATTCAAAAGATTTAAAGCTTATCGGTAAGAGTATCGTTATGTTGTATATTTGTAAGTGCATTTAAAATAAAGCAAACTTATAGATGTGTAAATT
This genomic interval from Candidatus Blochmanniella pennsylvanica str. BPEN contains the following:
- the rplM gene encoding 50S ribosomal protein L13 → MKTFMAKSHVIKKTWYIIDAKHKILGRLSTVISRYLIGKHKIEYAPHVDIGDYVIVLNAKEVSVSGHKRDDKIYYHHTGYIGGIKQLNFKRMINRYPEKVIEIAVKGMLPKGPLGRMMYCRLRVYSGNVHAHAAQEPQFIDIDC
- the rpsI gene encoding 30S ribosomal protein S9, with translation MNLNQYYGTGRRKTASARVFIKSGISNGRVIINKRTLDQYFPRNNTQSIIIRPLKITNLLDKLDIYITVKGGGISGQAGAICHGMTRALLQYDEKLRGVLRSVGLVTRDSREVERKKVGLRKARRRPQFSKR